The proteins below come from a single Cannabis sativa cultivar Pink pepper isolate KNU-18-1 chromosome 3, ASM2916894v1, whole genome shotgun sequence genomic window:
- the LOC133035522 gene encoding uncharacterized protein LOC133035522 — protein sequence MAVLTVGGLFRFSVSVPTVFGVGGGVDQFHDPGVPGTLGVSHAPGTLGAPGIPDPPGIPGTPGVSGTPGIPGPPDPPGIPGTPGVSGTPGIPGPPDPPGTPGTPGVSGTPGIPGPPDPPGIPGTPGVSGIPGIPGIPGAGPGIPGTPGVSGVHDIPKIL from the exons TCTTTTTCGGTTTTCGGTTTCGGTTCCAACGGTGTTCG GCGTTGGTGGAGGGGTTGATCAATTCCATGATCCAGGCGTCCCTGGCACACTTGGTGTATCCCATGCCCCCGGCACCCTCGGCGCCCCCGGCATTCCCGACCCCCCCGGTATTCCCGGCACTCCAGGAGTTTCTGGCACTCCTGGCATCCCTGGTCCCCCCGACCCCCCGGGTATCCCCGGCACTCCAGGTGTTTCTGGCACTCCTGGCATCCCTGGTCCCCCCGACCCCCCCGGTACCCCTGGCACTCCAGGTGTTTCTGGCACTCCTGGCATCCCTGGTCCCCCCGACCCCCCCGGTATCCCTGGCACTCCAGGTGTTTCTGGCATTCCTGGCATTCCCGGCATTCCTGGCGCCGGCCCTGGTATTCCTGGCACTCCTGGGGTTTCAGGTGTCCACGACATTCCAAAGatattatga